The genomic DNA GCATCTTTTGTAATTCGGTTTCGCTTTTCCTTCCATGATGCCCGGAATTTCGCGGAACTGCTTTCTAACCTCTTCGACCATATCTACGGCCGCTTTTCCGACGGACTTCATCGTCATTGCTGTGAATACGAACGGAAGCATAGCTCCGAACATCAACCCGCCGAATACTTCCGCATTCAGGATATCCAACCCCGTCGTGCCGGTTCTGGTGATAAAGGCCGCGAATAAGGCCAGAGAAGTCAGAGCCGCAGAACCGATAGCGAAGCCTTTTCCGATCGCGGCAGTAGTGTTTCCCGCAGCGTCTAGGGTATCCGTACGATTCCGAACCTCTTTTCCGAGTTCCGCCATCTCTGCGATCCCGCCTGCGTTATCCGAAACGGGACCGTAAGCGTCTATCGTAAGACCGATAGCGATGGTCGAAATCATTCCGAGAGCTGCGATAGCGATTCCGTACATTCCCGCGAGAAGATTCGCGGTCACGATGCTGACCACCAACAGGATCACAGGCACTACGGAACTTTGATAGCCTAGAGCCAATCCGTAAATGATGTTCGTTGCCGCCCCTGTTTTAGACGCGTCCACAACTTCGCGAACCGGCTTATACGAATGGGAAGTATAGTATTCGGTGATCAGACCGATGAACATTCCCGAAAAAAGACCTACGATCAAGGAGATATATACGTTCCATTTGGTGATCGTTTTTCCCGCGATTTCGAAGGAGTCCGCCATATAAGCGTCGGTGACGAAATACATGACTGCCGCGACCAAAAGTGTGGAAACCCAAAGCTGGATCTTCAAAACCTTTTCCACGTTTCCGCCTTCCTTAACGCTGGCGATAAACGAAGTCAAAAGGGATGCTGGAATTCCGAATGCGGAAATCAGCAAAGGATAAAGAAGAGCATCGACATTTCCGGAAAGACCGGCAGCGGTCGCTCCGATCACTAAAGCCGCGCAGGTCGCTTCCGCGCAGGATCCGAAAAGATCGGCTCCCATCCCGGCCACATCCCCTACGTTATCCCCTACGTTATCCGCAATCGTTGCCGGATTTCGAGGATCATCTTCCGGAATCCCTTTTTCCACTTTTCCGACAAGGTCTGCACCTACGTCAGCGGCCTTCGTATAAATCCCGCCGCCTACCCGACCGAAAAGAGCCACAGCAGAACCGCCGAGACCGAATCCTGCGAGAGCTTCCATCAGATACAGTTTGCTTACGTTCGGAAAGAGTCCGGTATACAATAGAAAGAGTCCGATCATCCCGAGTACGGCCAATCCGACTAGGCCGAATCCCATGACGGCTCCGGAATCGAAAGCGACCCGAAAAGCTTTTGCCATGGAAGTCTTGGCTGCTTGAGCGGTCCGCACGTTTCCGGCCGTAGCGATTTTCATCCCGATAAATCCGGAGAGGCAGGAAATCAATGCGCCGGAAACGAACGCGATCGCGGTAAACAATCCGTCGTTAAAATCAGCCGATTCCGGATTATCCAAAAGAAAGAAAATCAGCAGGGCCATAAAGCCGATAAAAAGGGAAATGGTTTTGTATTCCCGCACCAGGAAGGCCATAGCGCCTTCGGAAATGGCGGAGGAGATTTCGACCAGTTTTTTGGATTCCTGGTCTTTACCGCCCTCGGTTCCGATGGTAATCCTGGTGACCTTCAAGGCATATACAACCGCGGTCAAAATGGCCAGGACAGCCAAAGACAAAATAATCGTTACCGAATTCATTCAGAGAAACCTCTTGTTTTTTTCAAAATGTCCGATGGTTTAAAAAGATGGGAATGAGCATATTTTCGATCACGGAAGGCCGGATTCGCGGAGTTTCGCGCCCGGCAGTGAACAGAGAAATTCCGTCAAAAGGCGGATCTCTCTAATGCGACGCACATTTTCCATTTGTTTCTTTCTAGTTATTTGCACTATAAAATCCGTCCTGGCCTTGAATTCAACCTTTTCTTGGGAAGAACTCCTGGAGCAAGCCGCCGAGGAGGTCCAGAGAGGAAGGTACGAGCAGGCGATGGAAAAACTAGCTATTGCCGATGAATCCGGAAAACCTCGAGACTTCAGATATTACTGGGTACTCGGCAAAGCCTTCCGAGGCCAGGGCGAAAATTTAGAGGCGTTGCGGAATTTCCGGATCAGCCTCCAGATGCAGCCGGACCAAGAAGGGTTGTTGCGAGAGATGACGGACCTGTACGACGAACTCCGAATTCCCGACAAAGCCCTGGAAACTGCCCGCGTCTTACTGACAAAACGTCCCGAAGACAGGGACCTCCGTTACCGAGCCCTGCTCTGGGCCTCACGCACCGGTAATCTCGAATATTACAAAAATGCATTGGGCTTGTTGGAATCGAAGCACGCTTATAGCTCCGATGAAAAAGCCGTCCTGCAGGAGATCGGAACCCTGCAAGCGGCAAAAAAGAATCCGGAAGTGGCGGACCGCTGCCGCAAGTTCCTTCCTTTCTTTCCCCGAAACGAAGATCTCCATAGGATCTGCATCTTGGCCAATAAAGGAAAAGACCGAGGATCTCTGGAAAAAAGTCTGACCGAGAGAGCGCTTATCTTCCGGGAAAACCCGATCTTCCATCATATTCTTTCCATGGAATATTTGGACCAAAAAAAATACGTGGAATCCGGCGCTTCCGCTAGACGTTCCCTGCTCCTCGCGTTGCAGAGCGATCGGATCCCGGAAAAGGATTATCTGATTCCGATCCGGAGGATCTACCAGCAAAACGGATCCGTCATAGACCAATTGGCCATCGATATTTTAGAAGAAATAATATTAAAGAAAAGGAAACTCGGCCCTGAGGAATGGGAATCCTTGTTGAAGCAAACTAGGTTCAATTGGGAAATTTTGGTTTTCGCTTTGTCGGAATGGAAAAACCGAGAAAACTCCCTTCGTGCGGAGACGGCCGAGAATTGGCGGGAACGCTACCTAAGTCTCCGTTCCGCGGAACGGGAAAGGGATCTGTCCAGATTTGCCGGTCCGTATTATTTGGATCGAAGTTTCGAACTCTACCTGGAAAATGCGTCCTCCGAAAAGTAAGGATCTCGCTCGACTTAAAGGAATCCTCTTCAATGCTCCGTCTGCTCGTTCTGATCCTTGTATCCGCCTCTCCGCTTTTTCCTTGCGATTTTCTTTCGCGTTGGATTCCCAGAGCTCCCGATCCGACGGAATCGGCGCGGATCGAAAGTTTACGCGCCTTCATACGGTCCTTGGAACCAAAACAACTCGTAGTCGATCGCGATTTCTATCGGAAAACCTCCCGATTCGAAGAGAGGTTCGGCTTTCCGTTCTCGGGCCAAAAACTGGATTCATGGTTCGGAGATCGAATCCGATTTTTTAAAATCGGTCGCACCGATCCATATTTAGCTTACTATAATGGAGAAGCGATCGTCTTAGGAAAAGGATTCTTTCTGCTTTCCAAGATCGAACAGGCCTTGGTTCTGGTCCACGAAGCGAGGCACGCAGACGGCAAAAAGTATTCCCACGTGGATTGTCCGTCAGACTTTCCGTATCTCAGCTTGCGGATTCCGGAAACGAAACCGGCCGGCCTGAAGGCCTGCGACGACATTTCCGACGGAAGCTACGGATTCGGAGCTGCATTTCTGTTCGAAGTGTTCGCCTACGGACTGGCGGAAAGGACGGAAGAAAAATACATATTAGGATTGTATAATTCGGAACTGACTAGAATCCTTCTCCCGAAGGGGGATCGATAATTGGGGAATCGTTTCGGAATTTCTGCTTTTTTAAACTCGGGCTTCGCTTTTGCCTTCCGCCTCCTTTTTCTCTTTTCCGTTTTGGGTTGCACCGCACGGGAGAGATTTTCCTCTTTGGAGATTCCACCTCCTTCCTCTACGATTCTCTATCTGATCAGACCCGTAGGAACGTCCATGGCCATATGGGATTACGATTTGGACGTCTACAAGTACCGCCGCCATTTCAAGGAGGAGAAGGAACCCGAAAAGGTCGCATCCGTTTCCCTATCGAACGGCACCTTTTGGGCGGGGAATTTTCCGGAGGGCTTTTATAAAATCTCCCTTCGCTCGGATCCTTCTGCGGAAAAAATCCTACTGTTGAAAAAGGATAGAATCGTATTTTTGGAATTTCTGATCTTCAATAAGAACGAACTCTCGGGGCCGGAATATTTTCTGAAAGAGGTGGATCAGGCTACCGCCTTGGAAGCGTTGTTGGAAAACGAAAAATTGTTCAAAGAAACCGCGAAATTCTATTCCGGAGGGGAAAGGAATTGATTCAGTAATTTAACGAAATTCTTCGCACCTTCGCTCCTTCCCAATTGCATCCAGTCCACGTGACCGCCGCCTCGTATTTCCCAAAACAATTTCGGTTCCGCCGCCAGACGAAACACCTCTTTTCCGTTGGAAAACGGGACCACAGGGTCCTCCGTCCCGTGGACGACCAAAAGGGGAATCGGAGAAATCTTAGAGATGAAATTCTTGGGACTCATCGTATCGCTGAAGAAAGGTCCGAGTAGATAACCCATCGGCGGGAACAATATCTTGTTCCCGGTCTGAACCGCCACATCCCGGTACGAAGAAAAGGTACCGTCCGCCACTACCAAACTTAAGTGATCTTTCGTCTTCATATCCGGAACTGCGCGCAGGGCCACCGCTCCACCCAAGCTCTGTCCGTATACGATCAATTTCCTATCTATGGAACGGGCATAGGAATGCACTTGTTCCAAGACCAGCAGACTATCCTCGTACAGACTTTCCGGATCTGGTTTCCCTCCCGAGGCTCCGTACCCCCGATAATCGTACGTGTACAATTCATAACCGTAATTGACCAACCAAACCAGAGAAATGAAATGAGTACTCATATTTTCCCCGTTTCCGTGGAACTGAAGTATGATTCCTCTAGGCGATTTGGGAGCGTCCGAGTTCTGCGAATGGATCTTCCAGAGATGTAGTTTTACTCCGTCTTTCGCGTTTAAAAACGAACTCTCGGCCTTGAAACCGAATTTATCCGGAGTAAAGTATTCCAACTTAGTCGGATGATAATAGAGACTTGTGCAACCGAACATCAGGATCGGAAGGAAACAAGGAAGTCGTTTAAAAAAGTAGATTATACGATAATAGAACTTCGTCATAATGTCTCATCGAATTCAGCTCAAGCCGTAACTCGTTTTCCTTATTGAATAAATAACGGATCCTAAGATTCCCCGAATAGTTATCTTCGTTTCCGCTTCCCCTAAAATATTGGTAGGAACCGTACAACTGGAATTTCCAAGCGCCGAATTCCTTTAATACGTTCAGCACGGCTTCCGGCCCGTATCGAACTCCTCCTTCGAAAAACGCTCCGGGCTGCGCCTTGAGACCGCCCAAGAAGGAAATTAGAAAAGGAGCTTTTTTACCGGAAAATTCATCCTGGAAGGAATATCCGTACAGAACCTCCAGATTACCTGCCTGCTTCCGAATGTACTGCCTGCCTTCTCGATCCCCTTGTTGCGTTAGATTTAGATTCGCCGACTGGATCGCGGGGTCGGACGGAAGAACGGAACCGAATCGATTCCAATCCAAATTCTTCTGGAATTTTTCCTTTTCCACCATCACCGTGTCCGTACCCAAATCCACACCGTACGAGAATTGTTTGGAAATCGGATTATAAGGGGAAAGCGACATGAGACGCAGAATGTTCATAGAGGTAAATTCCGCGATACTTCCCTCGTATTTCCGAACGGTCAAATTCAAAAACTGAACCTCGGAATTCGGAACATGACCCCTATCCGTATTCAGAAAATCGTGATACGCGACCCTATATTTCAGTTCCGTAAATGCGCCCAGATTGGATGCCCCGAAACCCATAGCCACCCTACTCAAAGAATGAGATTCCTCGGGAGGAGTAGTCACCTGTATGCTCTCGTCTATCTGCACCTGGTCCTGGGTCTTGCTGCGAAGCAGTAGATATTTCTTATATTTCATCTGCTCTGTGTCCGAACTTTTATCCCTGGATTTCCGATAACGATAGGAATCCAAAAGAGCGTCCAGAACGAGAGATGAACGGATCTCCAGATCGGGAAGCCCGGAAAAGTCCCGGACTTCCGGAGCATCCAAAAGAGACCAATAGAGTTCCTGTTCCTCGGCGGTCATCGAGATCAGTTTTTGTTTTATTTTCGAATATAAGGAAGGTCTGTATTTCCGTTCGACGACCAATCCGGGAACGGAAAGATAGATTTTCACCGTGTCGGGAGGGGAAACGATCCAATTCGCCTTCTGGGTCAGGTCCAAATCGGGTTTGGCCACGTCCAACAGTCCCAACATATGGAAGGAACAATTCTGAGTGAAGAAAAAATAGTCGAAATAGTTCCGACCCATTTCCCAAAGGTGTCTCAGGAATCTGTCCCTTTCCTCCTTGTTCAAAGACAACCTGTATTCCCAGAGATCGCGGCTTTCCATGTCGTTGTATTCGTTTACCTTTAAGTAATAAGGGAAGATCGCGAAAGTGCCGGGATACCCGCCGGTCAATCCGCGGATCGTGTACGTAAAAGGGTTTTGGTCGTCCGTATTCGCCGCGTAATTCACTCCGTAGTCGAGTAATTCCGAATCCGCGTTTTTTGCGGAGTCGATCTTAAAAAGCGTATGCCCTAAGACCGAAGCGGGAGACTGCATATAGTAGGAGGAAAAAACGACGGTAACGCTTTTGGGATCCAAAGAATCCCTCCAAGTTGTAAAACGGGTACATTCGATTTCTTTTAACAACTTTTGATCGAAATGGAGTTTTTCCTTCAACCAAAAATACCTCTCCGGATATGTACATTGGGGATGCATCAACTCCGTCCGATCCGACTCCGGACCGAAAAAGGCGCGAAGCGTCGCCTTCATTTCCGCCTTCGGATCCGATTTTCCGTCGGGGGAAAGAAAATACAAAAGACTGTCCGCCTCGCTCTCCACACCTCCGAAAAATCCCTTTTTGTATCTTTGCATCCTGAACCAATGCGGATCCAGATACAATTTTTCATTTTCCATCCCATGCAAAAGCTCGTTGAGATAGTTCTTTTGTTCCGGAGTTTCGGGTTCGAAGGTTCCGTAAAAATAGTTCCTCTTCAATTCCTCCTCGGGGCTGTGCGTTTGAGAGGGCGCGTTCTCTTCGCTCTTCTCCGTTTCTTCGGGGTCTGGCGCTAGCGTAGGTTTGGCGGGGGAAGTTTCCGAATCCGCCGAGAGATTCATCCAAAAGAAAAATAAGATTGGGAATAAAAGCGGGAAGAATCCGAGGAATTTGACTTTCGTCACAAAAAAAATACCCTAGGGATCATCGGCCCCCAGGGTATTTTCGAAGGAATTCCTATGCAAACACGATTTTCAGATTTTGCAGGAATTTTTAAGTTCGATGTCGCTTCCTACCTGATCGCGCAGGTTGGACAGAACCACACTAGGATTTTTCATTCTTTTTCTTTTTGTCAGAGAATTGAGACTTATCTTATTTACGAAAACGCAATAATGAATATTTTTTCCGATCTCTTCAAGTCACCTTTACAGGAGTCCGATTCATACCCGTTTGTTTCCGAAATTCTAATTTGCTTCCGATTCCGTCTTATTGCACAAAAATAAGCTATATTGGAAAGGTTATTCTTGTTGACACACTTCTTTTAAGGAATCAGATGATCCTCTTTAAAAAAGGAGAAGGATCGTATATGAATAAAAGGCTTATTTCGATCGGATTAGGCGCTTATTTATTACTTCTGACTGGAGCAAATCATTTGTCCGCCGAATACGGCGCCGCCGGATGCGGTTTGGGTTCGGTGATTTTTGAAAAAAATACCGCGATAGTACAGGTACTTGCCGCAACGACCAATCATGCTCTCTCGGGGAATCAGACGTTCGGAATTTCCACAGGTTCGCTGAACTGTACGACAGACGGGCTCGTTAAAAACGAGAAAGCGCAGGAGATCTTCATAGCTCAGAATTTCGAATTCCTCGAATCAGAAATGTCTGCAGGAAAGGGGGAAAGATTGAGTACCCTATCCCATCTTTTGGGATGCCCTACCGAAACGATCCCACAGTTCGGAGCGCTGACCAAGTCCAACTACTCCCGGTTATTCGGTAAAGAGACTACCCCCTCTTCCCTACTAGCCGCGGTGAAAAACGAAATCAAAGATGACGAGCTTTTGGCTCGGAGCTGCGGAATTTAAGGAAATTAAAATATGAAGAAGATATTCATTGCATTTTTATTGGTCGCCATGGCGGGACTTCCGACGATCCTTTCCGCAAGAGACGGTTACGGCGCTGCAGGCTGCGGATTAGGAGCCGTTGTCATCGCTGAAAACAAAAAAGTCCACCAAGTCATCGCCGCTACCGTTAATGTCCTTTTTTCCGGAAATCAGGTGTTCGGGATCTCCACCGGAACGTTGAATTGCAAAACTGCAGGAATTTCCGAAAAACAAAGACAACAGCAAATATTCGTTCACGTAAATTATCGCCTGCTGGAACATGAGTTCGCGCGCGGAAACGGGGAAAGGGTTGGAGCTCTTGCTTCTCTCATGGGATGCAAAGACTCGACCGCCTTCGGCCGTGTAGGTAAGGAAAAATTCGCGACATTATTCCAGGAAAACACTCCGGATTCGTTTCTAGATAAAATGAGAAGCGAAGTTTCCTCAGACGCACGTCTCGTTTCGAGCTGCGGTATTTGATCGAAAGAAAAAAGACCCTTTCTTTTTCGGAAAGGGTCTTTTTTTGCTCCTTCCTTGAGTCCCGCTATTCTCCGACCGGATTTGTCCGGTTCATCCTAGCGCCTTCCAACAAAAATTGAACCGACTCTTCGGTTTCCGCATTCTTAATAAAAATCCCGGGCACGGCAAAGGTCCCTCGATGGAACAACTGGATGAGTAGAAAGATTCTTCCGCCCTCCTTTGCATAAAAGATCTTATCCATATCGCGGCAAACTAGGGAATAAAATCCCGGCCGAAGTTCCATCGAAAAAAAATCGGCGGAGTCCAGGGAAAGTTTCGCGATGGAACTTCGTTTTCCATTCTGGAACGGACCTTCGTAACGAAACAATTCGACGGGAAAGGACCAGAGGGACAAGGCGGTCTGCGCAGGTCGGAGCACGTACAAAAGAGATTTTCCGGAGGAAGGCTCTTCCAATTTTTCGAATTTCGACGTGCTCGCACAGGAACAAAACGCGAATAAGAAAAGACAAGGAAAAAGAAACGGGTTTAAATTCTTCAAAAATCTGGTAGCCCCAAGCCGTACTTGCCTAAAACTGTCCCTCATACCAAGGATTTTCCGATGAAAATTGAATTTACTCCGGAGCAGTACGAAACATTGCTTAAGTCCGTCGCCATTTCGAGCTGGATGATAAACGCCTTCAACGAAGGCGGAGAAGAAACGCCTGCATACTCGGAGCTCGAGCAATACATTCTCTCCTTTGCTACGGATTTTGGAAAGCAGGATTTCGTGGATTACGACGCTGCGGACAATGTGTATTACCCGACGAGAAAATTCGAGGACCAGACCGATATCTTCGACATCATCTCGGATTATGACAACGAACTCTTCTGGGATGAGTTGATACACAGAATGGCAAGAAGGGATTTCGCTTTGGAATACGGAGAGGACGGAATCGCCGGAATGGCGATCGAGGAAAGAATAGAAAAGGAAGCCCCGTTTATAGCCAAGTACGAGGAGATTTTCGCGAACCAAGGCTTGGATAATATAGAGGTCAGATGAGTTCCGATCCCTTTCGGAATAGCGCCCCCTCGCCGAATCCGGAACCTGCAGGTGTCGTTAAGATCGAATCCATCGGTGCGAACCTACGGGGAAAAACGAAACTCGGAAACAAATCCATAGAAATTCCCTATTCCCTACCGGGAGACGTTTACACGGTTTATAAATTCGGAAAACGTAAGATTTTTTATAAGTGGGAAGCGGATTTTCTGGAGAATCGGACATCCGCTCCTCGTTGTCCGCATTTCGGATCATGCGGCGGCTGCTCGGGCCAACATTTGGAATACGAGAGACAATTTGCGCTGAAATCGGAACCGATACTCGGAGGATTGGAAGACTCGGGAATCCGCAAATTCTCTGTGCGTCCGGCAGAGCGGGAATACCATTATAGAAACCGAATGGACTTTGCCGTATTTCCCCGAAAAGTCGTAGGCTTAAGGATGGCGGGGAATTTCAGAAGAATCATCCCCCTGAACGAATGTCCGATCCAATCGGAATGGGCAAACGCGGAACTACATCGCGTCAAACTCCTGTTAGACGAATTTCCTGAGATAGAGTACGATCGAAAAAAGGAAACCGGTTTTTTAAAATACGTCACTTTGCGAAAATCGACTTTTACGGAAGACTCCATGACGATATTCACGTTCACCGAGGATTTCCGAAAAAGTGAATCATTAAGCGAAGTAATGCGATCCGCAGGTCGGATATCGGAAGCCGAAAATGTCGTGTTTTGTTTCAATCGTAAAAAAGGGGAAGTATCGGCTTCGGGAGAAAGCCTCGTAGTCAAAGGAAGGGATTTCCTCGAGGAAAGGATTTTAGGAAGAACGTTTAAAATCCCTTTCGACGGATTTTTCCAACCGAACCCGAAGGAATTCCTGAATATCCTGGAATTCATCCGACCCAGAATCATCGATTCGGATTTCCTAGTCGACCTATTCTGCGGCAGCGGATTCTTTTCCGTTCTATTCGGGGAACGTTTTAAAAACATCTTGGGGGTGGACGTGGTACCTTCCTCGGTTTCCTCGGGTTCGGAAACGATCGCAAAGGAATTCCCGGACAAAAATGCGGAATTACTCGCCTTCGATCTGTTCCATAAAAAGGGACTGGAAAGGATGCAAGCCGCTTCCCTCCCTTGGTCCGAATCCGTAGTGATCGCGGACCCTCCCAGAAGCGGATTGTCCCCCGAACTCTGCTCTTTTCTGAATCGGAACCCGGTAAAACAACTCTTTTACGTTTCCTGTAATCCGGAAAAGATGCTGAACGATCTCCGTATCCTTTCCGATTCCTACGAAGTTTCGGACTGCCTCCTCTGCGACCCGTTTCCCCAGACCCCCCACTTGGAAGCGGTCTCCTTACTCGTCCCTAAAAATCGCTGAAGGAATCGGAAAAATCCTTCGATACTGTACCCAAAGACGTTTTTTGGGGTTCCTAAAGATGAAATTCCGCATTTTATTTTCTATCCTAGCATTCCTTGCCGCGATCGGTTGCAATACCGTCGTCATCAAACCCTGGAATCCACCCCACCAAATGAGATCCGTCGAAACAATCCGGGTCTTTTTGGGAAAAGCGGAATCGGACCTGCTCCTAAAGGCGGAAGGAACCATTTCCGTCTACGACGTAAACAACCTATTGATCAAACGCGCCTACGATATCATCTCTTTGGACGCGCGCAAAGTCAAGGCTCCGATCCGTTTCGTTTCGGAACATCCCGGATTGGAATACAAAGGAAAACGGTATCGGGGAGAAATCCTACTCCAGCCCGATCGTTCCGGATCCGTTCTGATCCTAAACCAAGTTCCGTTGGAAGAATATTTGTATGCGGTCGTTCCTTCCGAAGTCCCCGCTACCTGGCCGACGGAAGCACTCAAAGCACAAGCGATCTGCTCCAGAACCTACGCTGTGCGGGAAATGTTGAATAAAAAGGATTCTCCGTACGACGTCGAAGCCACCGTCAGTTCCCAAGCCTACGCGGGTCTGGATAAGGAAAACCCGAAGACCACAAAGGCAGTACGGGAAACCGAAGGAGTTCTGGCCGTTTATGAAGAAGACCCGATCCACACATTCTTCCATTCCAATAGCGGAGGAAGAACCGAAACCCCCGATCAGGTATGGGGTGGGAAAAAAATTCCGTATTTGGAATCCGTGTCTTCACGCTTTGACGATGCGGGAGACAATTTCATGTGGAAGGATGTACTGAGCCACAACACGATGGACCAAGCGTTGTCTTCCCTAGGAGTCGGTCAGATCCAATCCGTCCAAGTACTTTCCAGAACCGCATCAGGTAGAGTGGATCTGATCGAGGTAGTAGGCTCGAGAGGAACGAGTAAAATCAAAGGGAAAGAATTCCGCAGCCTTCTAGGCGCCTCGGTCAAATCCTTACGGTTCGGAATCAAACGGGATCACGAAGGGTTCCTGATCAAGGGAATGGGTTCCGGACACGGAGTAGGCCTAAGCCAATGGGGAAGTTTCGGAATGGCGAAGCAGAACTATACGTACACGGAGATCCTTCGGCACTATTATCAGGGAATCGATTTTGCGAGGATTATAAAGTAGGTTCTCCCTACAAACCTCGGTTCATTCGTTAGACATCAAACCGAAGATCGCAGATCCCTTTCTTTTCCTTGCATTCGAACGCCGGGGAAGAAAATAGCTGCATGCCCGAATCGTCCGATCGGATCTTGGTCCGAAATCTTCGAAAAGAATACAAAACCGGAAAGCTGATCACCCCTGTCCTGAATGGAATCGAAGTGGAACTTCCGAATTCCTTCATAACCCTTATGGGTCCTTCCGGTTCAGGAAAATCAACTTTTTTGAATATTCTCTCCGGAATTGATACGGCGGATTCCGGAGAAGTATGGGTAAACGGGAAGGAATTGACTTCCCTCTCCGAATCGGAACTGACCGAATACAGACGGTCGGACACCGGAATCATATTCCAATTCTTTCATTTACTTCCCTATCTGAACGCAGTAGAAAACGTCGCCATGCCTTTGTACATAGCCGGCATGGGGAGAAAACGGGCGCGCGAAATCGCGGAAGAATCCCTGTTGAAAGTGGGCCTAGCGGAGCGAAAGACTCATAAACCGGACGAACTTTCCGGCGGAGAACAGCAG from Leptospira fletcheri includes the following:
- a CDS encoding sodium-translocating pyrophosphatase, which translates into the protein MNSVTIILSLAVLAILTAVVYALKVTRITIGTEGGKDQESKKLVEISSAISEGAMAFLVREYKTISLFIGFMALLIFFLLDNPESADFNDGLFTAIAFVSGALISCLSGFIGMKIATAGNVRTAQAAKTSMAKAFRVAFDSGAVMGFGLVGLAVLGMIGLFLLYTGLFPNVSKLYLMEALAGFGLGGSAVALFGRVGGGIYTKAADVGADLVGKVEKGIPEDDPRNPATIADNVGDNVGDVAGMGADLFGSCAEATCAALVIGATAAGLSGNVDALLYPLLISAFGIPASLLTSFIASVKEGGNVEKVLKIQLWVSTLLVAAVMYFVTDAYMADSFEIAGKTITKWNVYISLIVGLFSGMFIGLITEYYTSHSYKPVREVVDASKTGAATNIIYGLALGYQSSVVPVILLVVSIVTANLLAGMYGIAIAALGMISTIAIGLTIDAYGPVSDNAGGIAEMAELGKEVRNRTDTLDAAGNTTAAIGKGFAIGSAALTSLALFAAFITRTGTTGLDILNAEVFGGLMFGAMLPFVFTAMTMKSVGKAAVDMVEEVRKQFREIPGIMEGKAKPNYKRCVDISTSAALREMILPGLLVLLTPIVVGYLFGIKSLAGVLAGALVAGVVLAISSANSGGGWDNAKKYIEKAVGGKGSEQHKAAVVGDTVGDPLKDTSGPSINILIKLMAITSLVFAEFFVQQGGLLLRLFH
- a CDS encoding tetratricopeptide repeat protein, whose translation is MRRTFSICFFLVICTIKSVLALNSTFSWEELLEQAAEEVQRGRYEQAMEKLAIADESGKPRDFRYYWVLGKAFRGQGENLEALRNFRISLQMQPDQEGLLREMTDLYDELRIPDKALETARVLLTKRPEDRDLRYRALLWASRTGNLEYYKNALGLLESKHAYSSDEKAVLQEIGTLQAAKKNPEVADRCRKFLPFFPRNEDLHRICILANKGKDRGSLEKSLTERALIFRENPIFHHILSMEYLDQKKYVESGASARRSLLLALQSDRIPEKDYLIPIRRIYQQNGSVIDQLAIDILEEIILKKRKLGPEEWESLLKQTRFNWEILVFALSEWKNRENSLRAETAENWRERYLSLRSAERERDLSRFAGPYYLDRSFELYLENASSEK
- a CDS encoding alpha/beta hydrolase, producing the protein MTKFYYRIIYFFKRLPCFLPILMFGCTSLYYHPTKLEYFTPDKFGFKAESSFLNAKDGVKLHLWKIHSQNSDAPKSPRGIILQFHGNGENMSTHFISLVWLVNYGYELYTYDYRGYGASGGKPDPESLYEDSLLVLEQVHSYARSIDRKLIVYGQSLGGAVALRAVPDMKTKDHLSLVVADGTFSSYRDVAVQTGNKILFPPMGYLLGPFFSDTMSPKNFISKISPIPLLVVHGTEDPVVPFSNGKEVFRLAAEPKLFWEIRGGGHVDWMQLGRSEGAKNFVKLLNQFLSPPE
- a CDS encoding DUF4105 domain-containing protein produces the protein MTKVKFLGFFPLLFPILFFFWMNLSADSETSPAKPTLAPDPEETEKSEENAPSQTHSPEEELKRNYFYGTFEPETPEQKNYLNELLHGMENEKLYLDPHWFRMQRYKKGFFGGVESEADSLLYFLSPDGKSDPKAEMKATLRAFFGPESDRTELMHPQCTYPERYFWLKEKLHFDQKLLKEIECTRFTTWRDSLDPKSVTVVFSSYYMQSPASVLGHTLFKIDSAKNADSELLDYGVNYAANTDDQNPFTYTIRGLTGGYPGTFAIFPYYLKVNEYNDMESRDLWEYRLSLNKEERDRFLRHLWEMGRNYFDYFFFTQNCSFHMLGLLDVAKPDLDLTQKANWIVSPPDTVKIYLSVPGLVVERKYRPSLYSKIKQKLISMTAEEQELYWSLLDAPEVRDFSGLPDLEIRSSLVLDALLDSYRYRKSRDKSSDTEQMKYKKYLLLRSKTQDQVQIDESIQVTTPPEESHSLSRVAMGFGASNLGAFTELKYRVAYHDFLNTDRGHVPNSEVQFLNLTVRKYEGSIAEFTSMNILRLMSLSPYNPISKQFSYGVDLGTDTVMVEKEKFQKNLDWNRFGSVLPSDPAIQSANLNLTQQGDREGRQYIRKQAGNLEVLYGYSFQDEFSGKKAPFLISFLGGLKAQPGAFFEGGVRYGPEAVLNVLKEFGAWKFQLYGSYQYFRGSGNEDNYSGNLRIRYLFNKENELRLELNSMRHYDEVLLSYNLLF
- a CDS encoding DUF3015 domain-containing protein, whose translation is MNKRLISIGLGAYLLLLTGANHLSAEYGAAGCGLGSVIFEKNTAIVQVLAATTNHALSGNQTFGISTGSLNCTTDGLVKNEKAQEIFIAQNFEFLESEMSAGKGERLSTLSHLLGCPTETIPQFGALTKSNYSRLFGKETTPSSLLAAVKNEIKDDELLARSCGI
- a CDS encoding DUF3015 family protein, with the translated sequence MKKIFIAFLLVAMAGLPTILSARDGYGAAGCGLGAVVIAENKKVHQVIAATVNVLFSGNQVFGISTGTLNCKTAGISEKQRQQQIFVHVNYRLLEHEFARGNGERVGALASLMGCKDSTAFGRVGKEKFATLFQENTPDSFLDKMRSEVSSDARLVSSCGI
- a CDS encoding class I SAM-dependent RNA methyltransferase, with product MSSDPFRNSAPSPNPEPAGVVKIESIGANLRGKTKLGNKSIEIPYSLPGDVYTVYKFGKRKIFYKWEADFLENRTSAPRCPHFGSCGGCSGQHLEYERQFALKSEPILGGLEDSGIRKFSVRPAEREYHYRNRMDFAVFPRKVVGLRMAGNFRRIIPLNECPIQSEWANAELHRVKLLLDEFPEIEYDRKKETGFLKYVTLRKSTFTEDSMTIFTFTEDFRKSESLSEVMRSAGRISEAENVVFCFNRKKGEVSASGESLVVKGRDFLEERILGRTFKIPFDGFFQPNPKEFLNILEFIRPRIIDSDFLVDLFCGSGFFSVLFGERFKNILGVDVVPSSVSSGSETIAKEFPDKNAELLAFDLFHKKGLERMQAASLPWSESVVIADPPRSGLSPELCSFLNRNPVKQLFYVSCNPEKMLNDLRILSDSYEVSDCLLCDPFPQTPHLEAVSLLVPKNR